In a single window of the Panthera leo isolate Ple1 chromosome A1, P.leo_Ple1_pat1.1, whole genome shotgun sequence genome:
- the LOC122201491 gene encoding FXYD domain-containing ion transport regulator 4-like, which yields MKRMTWGLLLTWAGLPALEANDLVDKDSPFSYDWESLELGGMIVGGLLCIAGILIALSRSCKCKYSKKHSPLPEKATPLITPDPASTC from the coding sequence ATGAAGAGAATGACCTGGGGCCTTCTCCTCACATGGGCAGGCCTGCCTGCCTTGGAAGCCAATGACCTGGTGGATAAAGACAGTCCCTTCTCTTATGACTGGGAAAGCCTGGAGCTGGGTGGGATGATTGTTGGAGGGCTCCTGTGCATCGCTGGAATTTTGATAGCTCTAAGTAGAAGCTGCAAATGCAAGTACAGTAAGAAGCACAGCCCCTTACCTGAGAAAGCCACTCCACTCATCACTCCAGACCCTGCCAGTACCTGCTGA